In a genomic window of Acidobacteriota bacterium:
- a CDS encoding AbrB/MazE/SpoVT family DNA-binding domain-containing protein gives MQKRLTRTGNSHALVLDKGILEATGIDSDTMLEVSTDGDVILISPVRDEDRVAKLKRGLDRMHKRYAGAFRRLAQ, from the coding sequence ATGCAGAAGCGCCTGACCCGAACCGGAAACAGTCACGCCCTCGTCCTGGACAAGGGAATCCTCGAGGCCACCGGAATCGACAGCGACACGATGCTGGAGGTCTCGACGGACGGCGACGTCATCCTGATCTCCCCGGTCCGTGACGAAGACCGCGTAGCGAAGCTCAAGCGGGGACTGGATCGCATGCACAAGCGCTACGCCGGCGCCTTCCGACGTCTGGCGCAGTAG
- a CDS encoding type II toxin-antitoxin system death-on-curing family toxin — protein MEPEFLTLDEALAIQAEQIERYGGTEGVRDHGLLASALAMPAATYGGQFLHPNLFEMAAAYLFHLCKNHPFLDGNKRTALAASLAFLWLNDLEVVADPDEIAELVLGVADGSVGKAQVAVYLEERARQL, from the coding sequence GTGGAACCGGAGTTCCTCACGCTTGACGAAGCGCTTGCGATCCAGGCAGAGCAGATCGAACGGTACGGCGGCACAGAAGGAGTGCGCGATCACGGCCTACTGGCGTCTGCCCTGGCAATGCCCGCCGCGACATACGGCGGGCAGTTTCTCCATCCGAACCTCTTCGAGATGGCCGCCGCCTACCTCTTCCATCTCTGCAAGAACCATCCCTTTCTGGATGGAAACAAGCGCACCGCACTCGCCGCTTCTCTTGCCTTCCTGTGGCTCAACGATCTCGAAGTGGTGGCCGATCCGGACGAGATCGCGGAACTGGTCCTCGGCGTCGCCGATGGCAGCGTCGGCAAGGCGCAGGTGGCGGTGTACCTGGAGGAGCGTGCTCGCCAGCTGTAG